A genome region from Candidatus Poribacteria bacterium includes the following:
- a CDS encoding sodium:calcium antiporter yields the protein MEQWITDLISGLPNLALFAIIAVTLYTLGKGADWLVDEAVILSTRWGLGKAVIGATIVSIGTTTPEAAVSVLSAIQGKPGLALGNAVGSIICDTGLILGLASLIAPLPLNRELASRLSNVQVGAGILLVVGCFPWTSPAKVFTQGGTLPQLVGVIFVVLLALYIWQSIRWAAAVGANPENGEVAEAEEAGSFRTLIKLIGSIAIIVISAQILIPSVSIMAERIGVPKHIISATLVAFGTSLPELVTAITAVRRGHGELAVGNIIGADILNVLFVAGVSASATQGGLQADGQFFQFLFPAMLFILIVFRCGIFVSGDQLKRPFGVVLVATWILVTILSYVLSIEMH from the coding sequence ATGGAACAGTGGATTACAGATCTTATTAGTGGTTTACCCAACCTGGCTCTTTTTGCGATAATTGCGGTGACGCTTTATACACTCGGCAAAGGTGCGGATTGGCTTGTGGATGAAGCCGTAATTCTCTCAACCCGATGGGGTCTGGGAAAAGCGGTCATCGGTGCCACGATTGTGAGCATCGGTACGACAACACCAGAGGCGGCGGTCTCTGTACTATCGGCAATACAAGGGAAACCCGGGCTTGCACTCGGCAACGCCGTCGGTTCAATTATTTGTGATACGGGGCTTATTTTGGGATTGGCATCCTTGATTGCTCCCTTACCCCTCAACCGCGAGTTGGCTTCACGCCTCTCAAACGTGCAGGTAGGTGCCGGTATCCTTCTGGTCGTCGGTTGTTTTCCGTGGACATCTCCAGCAAAAGTTTTCACACAAGGCGGGACACTGCCACAACTTGTAGGTGTTATTTTTGTTGTCCTTCTGGCACTGTACATCTGGCAATCCATCCGATGGGCAGCCGCAGTAGGCGCGAACCCTGAGAACGGAGAAGTGGCAGAGGCGGAGGAGGCTGGATCCTTCAGAACACTTATTAAACTCATCGGGTCAATTGCTATTATTGTTATTTCTGCTCAAATCTTAATCCCCAGCGTAAGCATCATGGCGGAAAGGATTGGCGTGCCGAAGCATATTATCTCGGCGACGCTGGTTGCGTTCGGAACATCGCTCCCAGAACTGGTAACGGCAATAACAGCGGTCAGACGTGGACATGGTGAATTAGCAGTCGGTAACATCATCGGCGCGGATATTCTCAATGTGCTTTTTGTGGCGGGTGTCTCTGCCTCTGCAACGCAAGGGGGTCTACAGGCAGACGGTCAATTTTTCCAGTTCCTATTCCCTGCAATGTTGTTCATTCTCATCGTCTTCCGGTGCGGTATTTTTGTATCAGGCGACCAGTTGAAACGTCCCTTTGGCGTGGTGCTGGTTGCAACATGGATTTTGGTAACCATCTTGAGTTACGTTCTTTCGATTGAGATGCATTAG